One Spirochaetota bacterium genomic window carries:
- a CDS encoding CPBP family intramembrane metalloprotease — translation MNQITKIFIRLIVLASPLLLNDLYLPLVPKDATTLNLVLDVIVYIGWQSTLLYVAYCAGWFSFKSLGINVKQLRQWLWGIVLFVVVFILYTLITISFIFAKKMYGLEIESFWYFPLPDWKPVYIFLYVIYLSITAGIYEEIIYRGIVIHQLKTITSNTWVLVCTSTLLFIAIHWSMGPGTWLEAGLWGALWAYLFIKTNSLLPIMIAHFLYDVVSIYGLFGAIAHSIVNLLSA, via the coding sequence ATGAATCAAATAACAAAAATTTTTATACGGCTCATTGTCCTTGCATCTCCTCTGCTGCTCAATGACCTTTACCTGCCACTTGTACCAAAGGATGCAACAACACTCAATCTTGTGCTTGATGTGATAGTGTACATTGGATGGCAGAGCACACTGTTATATGTTGCGTATTGTGCGGGCTGGTTTTCTTTTAAAAGCCTGGGTATAAACGTAAAACAGTTGCGGCAGTGGCTGTGGGGTATAGTGCTGTTTGTAGTGGTGTTTATTCTGTATACTTTAATAACCATATCATTTATATTTGCAAAGAAAATGTATGGATTAGAAATTGAATCTTTTTGGTATTTTCCTTTACCAGATTGGAAACCAGTGTATATATTTTTGTATGTGATATATCTTTCAATTACTGCTGGCATTTATGAGGAAATAATTTATAGAGGCATTGTAATTCATCAACTTAAAACAATCACATCAAATACCTGGGTGCTGGTATGCACATCAACACTTCTTTTTATTGCCATTCACTGGTCAATGGGACCAGGAACATGGCTTGAAGCAGGTTTATGGGGTGCACTGTGGGCATATCTATTCATTAAAACAAATTCGTTGTTGCCAATAATGATTGCACACTTTTTATATGATGTTGTTTCCATATATGGATTATTTGGGGCGATAGCTCATAGTATTGTCAACCTGTTATCAGCATAA
- a CDS encoding TatD family hydrolase, with protein sequence MELIDVHCHLESEHFAGKLHSIIEKAKSVGVIALITCAIVPDEWELSQKISTQHKEVYFALGVHPWYISENFFNELYKLTQVSDTKYCAIGEIGLDAKTNIDMQLQKKFFEDQVAIANELGKPIIVHCRGAFNELIASLKRVGTLTAGGVIHSYSGNLEITKQLIPFGFYFSFGGAVTFRNSKKKLEVLKFIYPDYVLLETDSPDIPPVEKSGHINVPENIIYVVTAVSELIEKPQEEIARITTSNAKKLFNLKI encoded by the coding sequence ATGGAACTGATTGATGTTCATTGCCATCTGGAAAGCGAGCACTTTGCGGGGAAATTGCACAGTATTATAGAAAAAGCAAAAAGTGTAGGGGTAATAGCACTTATTACATGTGCGATAGTTCCTGATGAGTGGGAACTATCGCAAAAAATAAGTACGCAGCATAAGGAAGTCTACTTTGCATTAGGTGTACATCCATGGTACATTAGTGAAAATTTTTTTAATGAGTTGTACAAGCTTACACAGGTGAGTGATACTAAGTATTGTGCTATTGGCGAAATAGGGCTGGATGCAAAGACCAACATTGACATGCAATTGCAGAAAAAATTCTTTGAGGATCAAGTGGCAATTGCAAATGAATTGGGAAAGCCAATAATTGTACATTGCAGGGGAGCTTTTAATGAGCTCATTGCATCTTTAAAGCGTGTGGGTACTCTTACAGCTGGTGGGGTTATTCATTCATATTCTGGTAATCTGGAAATAACAAAACAATTAATTCCATTTGGATTTTATTTTTCATTTGGGGGAGCTGTTACTTTCCGAAATAGTAAAAAGAAATTAGAGGTGCTAAAATTTATATATCCTGATTATGTTTTGCTAGAAACTGATAGCCCAGACATACCACCTGTAGAAAAAAGCGGGCACATCAATGTACCCGAAAATATTATTTATGTTGTTACAGCAGTAAGTGAGCTTATAGAAAAACCACAAGAGGAAATAGCACGAATAACAACCAGTAATGCAAAAAAGTTGTTTAATTTGAAAATATAA
- a CDS encoding radical SAM protein: MSLKIAYLSSGGIITNYTCSSQCRHCLYACSPHRDKSYMQHDTLQSICTVLLQYGCSSIHIGGGEPFLHIDALYSAVDIIKSYGIDIEYIETNASWYSHNKQHVLEQLRKRGVHTLLISISPFHNEYVPFAKTKGLIAACHDVGIHVFPWVMDFYNDLSVFDSLSTHTLEEYESYFGKGYIAQIPARYWIHFGGRAVKLFKGYYRTQPLEKILASPPCRELTNTSHFHFDLYGNYIPGLCSGLSISALDVGKEIDSTTYPLITALYDKGVAGLFAIAKQEGFVAHNSYCNKCDLCLHIRTFLVTHKKMISHELQPAEFYVNL; the protein is encoded by the coding sequence ATGAGTTTGAAAATTGCGTATCTTTCATCGGGAGGCATTATTACTAACTACACATGCTCTTCACAGTGCAGGCATTGTTTATATGCTTGCTCTCCTCACCGTGATAAAAGCTACATGCAGCATGACACATTACAGAGTATATGTACGGTGTTACTTCAATATGGTTGTAGCAGTATTCACATTGGTGGTGGTGAGCCATTTTTACATATCGATGCGTTGTATAGCGCTGTGGACATTATTAAAAGCTATGGAATAGATATTGAGTACATTGAAACCAATGCGTCGTGGTATAGCCACAATAAACAGCATGTGCTTGAGCAATTGCGCAAACGTGGTGTACATACTCTCCTCATCTCAATAAGTCCCTTTCACAATGAATATGTGCCATTTGCAAAAACAAAGGGGCTCATTGCAGCTTGCCATGACGTTGGGATACATGTGTTTCCGTGGGTAATGGATTTCTATAATGATTTGTCAGTGTTCGATAGCTTGAGCACTCACACGCTAGAGGAGTACGAGTCGTATTTTGGCAAAGGCTACATTGCGCAAATTCCTGCAAGGTACTGGATTCACTTTGGGGGCAGGGCGGTGAAGCTTTTCAAAGGTTACTATCGCACACAGCCTCTTGAGAAAATACTTGCAAGCCCACCATGCCGTGAGCTAACCAATACAAGCCATTTTCATTTTGATCTGTATGGTAATTATATTCCAGGACTGTGCAGTGGGCTATCTATCAGTGCCCTGGATGTTGGGAAAGAAATTGACAGCACTACATATCCACTCATAACAGCGCTATATGATAAAGGGGTAGCAGGGTTATTTGCCATTGCAAAGCAAGAAGGTTTTGTTGCCCACAACAGCTATTGTAACAAATGCGATTTGTGCTTGCATATTCGCACATTTCTTGTTACACACAAAAAGATGATATCACACGAATTGCAGCCAGCTGAGTTTTATGTAAATCTATGA
- a CDS encoding secondary thiamine-phosphate synthase enzyme YjbQ codes for MKSYTEYLTFNTRTKRDYINITDKVEEIVKKSGIKEGLCLVNAMHITASVHINDDEKGLIHDIDDFLEQLAPHEPISRYRHNRTGEDNGDAHIKRSIMGREVVVAVTNGKLDFGPWEQIFYAEFDGQRPKRVLVKVIGE; via the coding sequence ATGAAATCGTATACCGAGTATTTAACATTTAACACGCGCACAAAACGGGATTATATAAATATTACAGATAAGGTTGAGGAGATAGTTAAAAAAAGCGGTATCAAAGAGGGATTATGCCTTGTTAATGCCATGCACATAACGGCATCCGTACATATTAATGATGATGAGAAGGGTCTGATACATGATATAGATGATTTTTTGGAGCAGCTTGCTCCTCATGAGCCCATATCACGGTATAGGCATAATCGTACCGGTGAAGACAACGGTGATGCCCATATAAAAAGAAGTATCATGGGTAGAGAAGTGGTAGTTGCTGTTACTAATGGCAAGCTAGATTTTGGTCCATGGGAACAGATATTTTATGCTGAGTTTGATGGACAGCGCCCTAAGCGTGTTCTTGTAAAGGTCATAGGTGAATAA
- a CDS encoding MFS transporter — MKFTIFAPPSPKPLLSQEKIKKLYPKFRWSILEATFIGYATFYIVRNNLATVAKDMQVVFGYDHSQIGSILAVSAFAYGLGKFLLGSVSDRSNVRTFMPFGLLLTAFCNFAFGASHNYAIHFWLWALNGFIQGAGWPPCGRAIGHWFSVSERGTIFSIWNIAHNVGGGIAGVLAAYAAHNFGVANAFFIPGAIAIVCAVYLMWRLRDTPQSVGLPSIEEYRNDYPPQSPHHYETELSTRELFVEYILKNKLLWVVALANFFVYIARYSMLDWGPSFLREVKGADISAGGFGVMVLEFAGIPSTILFGWISDKLQGRRGMVSMLCMIPVVLAFYAIVVYPHTSMWFYYAMFSIIGFFVYPPVMMLGVMGLDLTNKKAVGTAAGFIGMFGYLGRTAQAKGFGFMLEHFRAVYDVAKSWDIVLYTIVGCTVASIVLLAFTWKVRPRG; from the coding sequence ATGAAGTTTACCATATTTGCACCACCTTCGCCAAAGCCGTTATTGTCTCAGGAAAAAATTAAAAAATTATATCCTAAATTCCGCTGGAGTATACTGGAAGCAACATTCATTGGGTATGCAACATTTTACATTGTCCGTAACAACCTTGCTACCGTTGCAAAAGACATGCAGGTTGTATTTGGATATGACCATTCACAGATTGGAAGTATTTTAGCAGTGAGTGCTTTTGCTTACGGTCTGGGAAAATTTTTACTTGGTTCAGTGTCCGACCGAAGCAATGTTCGCACCTTTATGCCGTTTGGTTTGTTGCTCACAGCTTTTTGTAACTTTGCATTTGGTGCAAGCCATAATTATGCTATACATTTCTGGTTATGGGCTCTCAACGGATTTATACAGGGAGCAGGATGGCCACCGTGTGGAAGGGCAATTGGCCACTGGTTCAGTGTTAGTGAACGCGGCACCATTTTCTCTATATGGAATATAGCCCATAATGTTGGTGGTGGCATAGCGGGGGTTTTAGCAGCGTATGCTGCGCATAATTTTGGTGTTGCCAATGCTTTCTTTATTCCAGGAGCTATCGCTATTGTGTGTGCCGTATATCTTATGTGGCGACTTCGTGATACACCGCAATCAGTTGGATTGCCATCTATTGAAGAATACCGTAACGACTATCCGCCTCAATCACCACACCATTATGAAACAGAATTATCTACCAGAGAATTGTTTGTAGAATATATTCTCAAAAACAAACTTCTTTGGGTAGTTGCACTTGCAAACTTTTTTGTCTATATTGCCCGCTACAGTATGCTTGATTGGGGGCCCTCCTTTTTGCGTGAAGTTAAGGGAGCAGATATTAGTGCGGGAGGCTTTGGTGTAATGGTTCTTGAATTTGCAGGTATCCCATCAACGATACTTTTTGGCTGGATTTCGGACAAACTGCAGGGGCGGCGTGGTATGGTGAGTATGCTGTGCATGATTCCCGTAGTACTTGCATTTTATGCTATTGTGGTGTACCCACATACCAGTATGTGGTTTTACTATGCAATGTTTTCGATTATTGGTTTTTTTGTGTATCCACCTGTTATGATGCTTGGTGTAATGGGGTTGGATTTAACCAACAAAAAAGCAGTGGGCACTGCAGCCGGTTTTATTGGCATGTTTGGGTATTTAGGCCGCACTGCTCAGGCAAAGGGTTTTGGATTTATGCTGGAGCATTTTAGAGCAGTGTATGATGTTGCTAAAAGCTGGGACATAGTTCTATACACAATAGTTGGATGTACTGTAGCATCAATTGTGCTGCTAGCATTCACATGGAAGGTCAGGCCACGCGGATAA
- a CDS encoding 3-isopropylmalate dehydrogenase: MKKSYNIAVIPGDGTGPEVVAEGVKVLKAVADVENISLNFTNYDFGGERYLKTGETLPPGAVDELKKYDAIFLGAIGHPDVKPGILEKGILLALRFALDQYINLRPVKLYPNVETPLKDKGPQDIDYVVIRENTGDVYTGIGGVTMKGTPHEEAMQIMIYNRFQVERCLRYAFEFTRKRNKKKTLALVGKTNVLTYVYDLWERAFHEIGEREYPDIKREYYHVDATCMWMVKNPEWFDVIVTGNMFGDIITDLGAITQGGMGIAAGGNINPEGVSMFEPIGGSAPKYTGKNVINPLAAICAAQMMMAHLGEEKAASRIEKGVIEVLQRDMKSLAAGKMGLTTTQVGDKVAEYAVK; encoded by the coding sequence ATGAAGAAATCGTACAATATTGCAGTGATACCTGGTGATGGTACCGGCCCTGAGGTAGTTGCTGAAGGCGTAAAGGTGCTGAAAGCAGTTGCTGATGTAGAAAACATTTCACTTAATTTTACCAACTATGATTTTGGTGGTGAGCGATATTTAAAAACAGGCGAAACGTTACCACCTGGTGCTGTTGATGAACTAAAGAAATATGACGCAATTTTTTTAGGAGCCATTGGCCATCCAGATGTTAAACCAGGTATTCTAGAAAAAGGAATTTTGCTGGCTTTGCGCTTTGCACTTGACCAATATATTAATTTACGTCCGGTTAAGCTATACCCAAATGTTGAAACACCACTGAAAGACAAGGGGCCGCAGGATATTGATTACGTGGTAATACGCGAAAACACCGGGGATGTATATACTGGCATAGGTGGTGTTACCATGAAGGGCACACCTCATGAAGAAGCAATGCAGATTATGATATATAATCGATTTCAGGTTGAGCGGTGCTTGCGTTATGCGTTTGAGTTTACCCGAAAGCGCAACAAAAAGAAAACGCTGGCACTTGTGGGCAAAACCAATGTGTTGACATACGTATATGATTTATGGGAGCGTGCATTTCATGAAATTGGAGAACGGGAATATCCTGATATAAAACGCGAGTATTATCACGTGGATGCAACATGTATGTGGATGGTAAAAAATCCTGAATGGTTTGATGTCATTGTGACTGGTAACATGTTTGGTGATATTATTACTGACCTTGGTGCCATAACGCAGGGTGGCATGGGTATTGCTGCTGGTGGAAATATTAATCCTGAAGGTGTTTCAATGTTTGAGCCTATAGGCGGTTCGGCACCAAAATATACCGGCAAAAACGTTATCAACCCACTTGCAGCTATATGTGCTGCACAGATGATGATGGCACATTTAGGTGAAGAAAAAGCAGCAAGCCGCATAGAAAAAGGAGTTATAGAGGTATTACAGAGGGATATGAAATCTCTTGCTGCAGGGAAAATGGGGCTTACCACTACACAGGTTGGGGATAAGGTTGCTGAGTATGCTGTGAAGTGA
- a CDS encoding OmpA family protein, with the protein MKKIIIISIIALVVIITGFISYLLITDYILIRYPVLVQTNPKITFIIGDAYYREDAHAQWKVAVVGQTLYRGYEIKTEQDSRMDIRFHDNTAIQLAPNSHMSIDSLTVKKLGIQIQAGSMYGKFEKLFKEHDLHVKTPTAFAAIRGTDLGFEVIQAQEEETAVAGKKKQYLTKNKAKAQQLPNAQPTMHTVVYSLSGITEVYNPLFDDQKVLLSYRNKVVIDKDKMPYNPEELTEDEIRSLQEKLNSLHFDEVLLITDKITFELGSAEILPSSYPELDKIVAILKQKKVKVRIEGHTDDIGEAAFNQLLSEKRAESIKKYLVSKGLDAERFETVGYGESKPIADNKTEKGRAQNRRVEFLIIEK; encoded by the coding sequence ATGAAAAAAATAATAATTATCAGTATCATTGCTTTAGTTGTTATAATTACAGGATTCATTTCATATCTTTTGATAACAGATTACATTCTTATCCGCTATCCAGTGCTTGTGCAAACCAATCCTAAAATTACATTTATCATAGGCGATGCTTATTACCGTGAAGACGCTCATGCACAATGGAAGGTTGCAGTTGTTGGACAAACTCTCTATAGAGGTTATGAAATTAAAACTGAGCAGGATTCACGAATGGACATAAGGTTTCACGACAACACAGCCATTCAGCTAGCACCAAATTCACACATGTCTATTGATTCGTTGACGGTAAAGAAACTGGGTATACAAATACAGGCTGGTTCAATGTACGGAAAATTTGAAAAACTATTCAAAGAACACGATCTACACGTAAAGACACCCACTGCTTTTGCTGCCATACGCGGTACTGATTTAGGCTTTGAAGTCATTCAAGCACAGGAAGAAGAAACTGCTGTGGCAGGCAAAAAGAAACAATATCTAACAAAAAATAAGGCAAAAGCACAACAATTACCGAATGCCCAACCTACAATGCACACGGTTGTTTATTCCCTTTCGGGAATTACAGAAGTATATAATCCATTATTTGATGATCAGAAAGTACTGCTATCATATAGAAATAAAGTTGTTATCGATAAAGACAAAATGCCGTACAACCCTGAAGAATTAACCGAAGATGAAATTCGCTCATTACAGGAAAAACTTAATTCATTGCATTTTGATGAAGTACTCCTTATAACTGACAAGATTACATTTGAACTGGGGAGTGCTGAAATACTGCCATCATCATATCCTGAACTTGACAAAATCGTTGCCATACTGAAACAGAAGAAAGTTAAAGTAAGAATTGAAGGCCATACAGACGATATTGGCGAAGCAGCGTTTAACCAACTGCTATCTGAAAAGAGAGCTGAATCCATTAAGAAGTATCTTGTTTCAAAAGGGCTTGATGCCGAACGCTTTGAAACAGTAGGGTATGGCGAATCAAAACCAATTGCCGACAACAAAACTGAAAAAGGACGAGCACAGAACAGGCGTGTAGAGTTCCTCATCATAGAAAAATAA
- a CDS encoding TetR/AcrR family transcriptional regulator, which translates to MKITKKRKDGLKRQHEIMLVALELFSRKGYHDTKLEDVIKKAGIAKGTFYLHFSGKDDLLHMIVDTHLEELYRVLQMLDISMDKPLNEISSLYITIAQKLINDKRFRMFARIMLKEAIGLDTILLRKLNDFYNKIIMMSAEYIKKAQEKGRVISTLDPLFTSMCIVGSIKELVFQWAINNESMDIEKAIITAATVYFNGMLNH; encoded by the coding sequence ATGAAAATAACCAAAAAACGCAAAGATGGTTTAAAACGCCAGCATGAGATAATGCTTGTGGCACTTGAACTTTTTTCAAGAAAAGGGTACCATGATACAAAACTTGAAGATGTTATAAAAAAAGCTGGCATAGCAAAAGGAACCTTTTACCTTCATTTTAGCGGTAAAGATGACCTTTTGCATATGATAGTTGATACTCACCTTGAAGAATTGTACAGAGTGTTACAAATGCTTGATATATCAATGGACAAACCTTTGAATGAAATAAGCTCATTATATATAACTATCGCACAAAAACTTATTAATGATAAAAGGTTTAGAATGTTTGCCCGCATTATGTTGAAAGAAGCCATTGGACTTGATACAATACTATTACGCAAACTCAATGATTTTTATAATAAAATAATTATGATGTCAGCAGAATATATTAAAAAAGCCCAGGAAAAAGGAAGGGTTATTTCTACGCTTGACCCTCTTTTTACATCAATGTGTATTGTTGGGTCAATAAAAGAATTGGTTTTCCAGTGGGCTATAAATAATGAATCCATGGATATTGAAAAAGCAATTATCACTGCAGCTACAGTGTATTTTAATGGCATGTTGAACCATTGA
- a CDS encoding tRNA threonylcarbamoyladenosine dehydratase, translated as MIQNTDKRFSRTELLIGKANLQKLISCKVLIAGLGGVGSYAFEAIVRAGIGTVHIIDFDVIEISNCNRQLLAMDSTLGMPKVDVAVNRAKDINPGIVVFPHRVRLTPDNITAVIEHTVDFVIDAIDDVAAKTSLIEYLYTHKIPFVSCMGAARAFNPESIRISDISKSQYCPLARVVRRRLKEKGITHGVPCVYFHEERNRTMGVSGNDTVPGSLSFMPGIMGLAAAGCAIKYLLQKD; from the coding sequence ATGATTCAAAATACTGATAAACGTTTTTCACGAACTGAACTTTTAATTGGCAAAGCTAATTTGCAAAAGCTTATTAGTTGCAAAGTGCTTATAGCTGGTCTAGGGGGAGTTGGCTCATATGCATTTGAGGCAATTGTTAGGGCTGGGATTGGTACAGTTCATATTATTGACTTTGATGTTATTGAAATTTCAAATTGTAACCGACAGCTCCTTGCAATGGACAGTACATTGGGTATGCCTAAAGTAGATGTTGCAGTAAATAGAGCAAAAGACATCAATCCAGGGATTGTTGTTTTCCCCCACAGAGTACGTTTAACTCCCGATAATATAACTGCTGTAATAGAACACACTGTTGATTTTGTAATCGATGCTATTGATGATGTTGCTGCAAAGACATCGTTAATTGAGTACCTGTATACACATAAAATTCCATTTGTCAGCTGTATGGGGGCTGCGCGAGCATTTAATCCTGAAAGTATCAGGATAAGCGATATTAGTAAAAGCCAGTACTGCCCGCTAGCCCGAGTTGTTAGAAGACGACTAAAAGAAAAAGGAATAACTCACGGCGTACCATGTGTGTATTTTCACGAAGAACGGAATCGTACTATGGGAGTTTCTGGTAATGATACTGTTCCCGGCAGTTTATCCTTTATGCCCGGGATTATGGGGCTAGCTGCAGCTGGTTGTGCTATTAAATATTTGCTACAAAAAGATTAA